TCTCGGCGACGATCTCCTCTTGGATCACGTCCCAATGCTCCACGAAGCGCCCGTTCACGACCTTGAAGATGTCGACGCCGATCATGGTCTTGTCGCCCCAACCGACATAGCGACCGTGGATCATCACGAACTCGCCGTCTTCGAGGACGAGGCCGGGTTCGTAGCGGAAGTCGGCCTTCAGGCTCGGGATCATCTTGCGGAAGAAGTCCGTCCCGTTCGGCATGCGCGGGTTGTGCTGGACGTATCCAGGGTCCCAATACTTTTCGAGGACCGTCAGGTCCCTGTCGACGAACAGCCCGGTCATTGCCGCGATGACGAGTTCTTTGTTGCTCATTT
This window of the Cystobacter fuscus DSM 2262 genome carries:
- a CDS encoding nuclear transport factor 2 family protein, whose amino-acid sequence is MSNKELVIAAMTGLFVDRDLTVLEKYWDPGYVQHNPRMPNGTDFFRKMIPSLKADFRYEPGLVLEDGEFVMIHGRYVGWGDKTMIGVDIFKVVNGRFVEHWDVIQEEIVAE